One window of the uncultured Paludibaculum sp. genome contains the following:
- a CDS encoding YciI family protein → MKYMLLIYADENAWTESERVDCYGESSNLAHQLSTNGQYVSASPLQSVSTAVSVRVREGKRLVTDGPFAETREQLGGYFMVEARNVDEAIDIAGRIPGARKGTVEVRPVVELQTLPPEP, encoded by the coding sequence ATGAAGTATATGTTGCTGATCTATGCGGATGAGAACGCCTGGACTGAATCGGAGCGTGTGGATTGCTACGGCGAGTCATCGAATCTCGCCCACCAACTCAGCACCAACGGACAGTACGTCAGTGCTTCTCCTCTGCAATCGGTTTCCACCGCCGTCAGTGTCCGTGTACGGGAAGGGAAACGGCTTGTCACCGACGGTCCGTTTGCCGAAACGCGAGAGCAGCTCGGCGGCTACTTCATGGTGGAGGCCCGGAACGTCGACGAGGCGATCGACATCGCCGGCCGCATTCCTGGCGCCCGCAAGGGAACCGTTGAAGTGCGGCCCGTCGTGGAACTTCAAACCCTGCCGCCGGAGCCCTAG
- a CDS encoding MoaD/ThiS family protein, protein MIRVELPAHLRNLAGIQGELQLHLAGPVTIRAVLDELEQRYPMLAGTMRDHVTQKRRDFLRFFACEEDWSHEPHDKPLPEAVAAGREPLIILGAIAGG, encoded by the coding sequence ATGATCCGCGTCGAACTGCCCGCCCATCTGAGGAATCTGGCGGGCATCCAAGGCGAACTGCAGCTCCATCTAGCCGGCCCGGTCACCATCCGGGCCGTGCTGGACGAGTTGGAGCAACGCTACCCCATGCTCGCCGGCACGATGCGTGACCACGTGACCCAAAAGCGCCGCGACTTCCTGCGCTTCTTCGCCTGTGAAGAGGACTGGTCGCACGAGCCGCACGACAAGCCCCTGCCCGAGGCCGTAGCCGCGGGCAGGGAACCGCTCATCATTCTGGGCGCCATCGCGGGCGGGTAG
- a CDS encoding class I SAM-dependent methyltransferase, whose product MLDHNTDQDWEEFARSEPYWSVLSAEEFRKKNLRPEAIERFFSSGEESISAIVDVLGQHFGSPKSFDLSLDFGCGLGRLLLPLAARSKKSIGLDVSPTMLGLCRENADRRNVRNIELVQSTDDLAAVAKYAGAVDLITSYIVFQHIPPRRGFQILNGLLRLLRRGGVGYLHFTFAAEIRSVKYEADNVSGSLYRFFERTPDGIRKLVEHPAGDTQIQMNHYSMNELLCYLYQNGIADVSIKFTNHSGTLGAECYVRKS is encoded by the coding sequence ATGCTCGACCACAATACGGACCAGGACTGGGAAGAATTTGCCAGAAGCGAACCCTACTGGTCTGTTCTCTCCGCTGAGGAGTTTCGCAAGAAGAACCTCCGGCCCGAGGCCATCGAGCGCTTCTTTAGTAGCGGCGAGGAGAGCATCTCCGCCATTGTCGATGTGCTCGGTCAGCACTTTGGCTCGCCAAAGTCATTCGACCTGAGCCTGGATTTCGGCTGCGGCCTCGGGCGGCTTCTGCTGCCGCTTGCCGCCAGAAGCAAGAAAAGCATCGGCTTGGACGTGTCGCCCACAATGCTCGGATTGTGCCGCGAGAATGCCGATCGGCGAAATGTCCGGAATATCGAACTGGTCCAGTCCACCGACGACCTCGCGGCGGTAGCGAAGTACGCCGGGGCCGTCGATCTCATCACGAGCTACATTGTCTTCCAGCACATCCCGCCGCGCCGGGGCTTTCAAATCCTCAACGGACTTCTGCGTCTATTGCGACGCGGAGGAGTCGGATATCTTCACTTTACCTTCGCGGCTGAAATCCGGAGTGTGAAGTATGAAGCCGACAATGTGAGCGGTTCATTGTATCGGTTTTTTGAGCGGACGCCGGATGGGATTCGAAAGCTTGTGGAGCATCCAGCCGGGGACACGCAGATTCAGATGAATCACTACAGTATGAATGAACTCTTGTGCTACCTTTACCAAAATGGGATCGCAGACGTGTCCATTAAGTTCACGAACCATTCAGGAACGCTCGGCGCGGAGTGCTACGTCCGAAAATCCTGA
- a CDS encoding polysaccharide pyruvyl transferase family protein translates to MHSLFVIGDVGGPEQFHLGDEAMLEANLLALGRLIPNAEFTVASADPEWTSQRYRVASVKCPFEGPLDKTLAGASGVVVSGGGNLCSTWPEKVTDRISLLEHAQALNLPTVVLGQMIGPHLTADQGRLLSGPLRRCDWVGVRDESSASMALRLGVDPARLHRQMDDAYFLDPLPVEDERVASLGGLPQPWILVTLDPSFASSHRAKTLDVLASQLDNLACSLSASLIFVPHVGGLHGSGDAEAGRALRSKMRADLLLLDPWEQREVVWLTGQAAMVVSARYHPLVFATACGVPALGITVDAYTRTKLHGALASAGVEGWCLSVADVERGALLPLAMELWHQQAGICQRLAAASQQAWHHEKQRWDGILRALRVAPSSADLPAPPAIHVALDGGASSAALISSDQWREYDRNGYLRLGRLLDDGQLSRLGERLDDIMLGRVRYPTLHMQLDTGGAYEDLPDPVAGHSGATLAYRKIQGLEADPLVLELIRRDLFREICARHYGAHVPISIFRVMMMNKPASQGTYLPWHQDAGDVWKLDRDPLVTSWIALDPATRLNGCVQVIPGSHHLGLLSKNGSTLSPEHVEQYCPEDRIEYLELEPGEGLLLHNWLLHRSEVNRTGTPRRALSACYMDGRTLGTLTGTRYPIVFGTHEDTESAMPFLRGLLAESAQLREMAMEAERYARSLLEDNQRREEMRLESERYAKSLEAELKKLRAPRGIPFFR, encoded by the coding sequence ATGCATAGCCTTTTTGTCATTGGCGATGTGGGCGGTCCGGAGCAGTTCCACTTGGGCGACGAGGCGATGCTCGAGGCCAACCTCCTCGCTCTGGGGCGGCTCATCCCCAATGCGGAATTCACGGTTGCATCGGCTGACCCCGAATGGACCAGTCAACGCTACCGTGTAGCCTCTGTCAAATGCCCGTTCGAAGGCCCCCTCGACAAGACATTGGCCGGTGCGTCCGGAGTTGTCGTTTCGGGAGGTGGGAACCTGTGCTCCACTTGGCCCGAGAAGGTCACGGATCGAATCTCTCTGCTTGAGCATGCTCAGGCGCTCAACCTTCCAACGGTTGTCCTCGGACAGATGATCGGGCCCCACTTGACCGCCGATCAGGGACGCCTGCTGTCCGGTCCACTGCGGAGGTGCGATTGGGTCGGTGTCCGCGACGAGTCCTCTGCCTCCATGGCTCTGCGCCTGGGTGTGGATCCAGCACGCCTGCACAGGCAGATGGACGATGCCTACTTCCTCGATCCACTCCCCGTGGAGGACGAACGTGTGGCATCGTTGGGCGGCCTGCCGCAACCCTGGATTCTTGTCACTCTAGATCCTTCATTTGCCTCTTCGCACCGCGCAAAGACGCTGGACGTCCTCGCCAGCCAGCTCGACAATCTGGCCTGCAGCCTGAGTGCCTCCCTAATCTTCGTTCCGCACGTCGGCGGATTGCATGGCAGCGGGGACGCCGAGGCCGGACGAGCCCTGCGCTCAAAGATGCGCGCCGATCTCCTGCTTCTGGATCCCTGGGAACAGCGCGAGGTGGTGTGGCTCACCGGTCAGGCGGCCATGGTGGTCTCGGCACGCTATCACCCGCTGGTGTTCGCCACCGCGTGCGGTGTTCCGGCCTTGGGCATCACCGTCGATGCGTACACCCGGACCAAGCTCCACGGCGCCCTCGCGTCCGCGGGCGTCGAAGGGTGGTGCCTGTCCGTGGCCGATGTGGAGCGTGGAGCCCTGCTACCGCTTGCCATGGAGCTGTGGCATCAGCAGGCCGGCATTTGCCAGCGTCTGGCGGCTGCGTCCCAACAGGCCTGGCATCACGAAAAGCAACGATGGGACGGGATTCTCCGCGCGCTGCGCGTCGCCCCCTCTTCGGCGGACTTGCCGGCCCCGCCGGCGATTCACGTTGCGCTTGATGGCGGTGCGAGCAGCGCCGCTCTCATCAGCAGCGACCAGTGGCGGGAATACGATCGGAACGGCTACCTCCGCCTGGGCCGCCTGCTGGACGATGGCCAACTCTCCCGGCTTGGCGAGAGGCTGGACGACATCATGCTCGGCCGTGTGCGCTATCCGACTCTCCATATGCAGCTCGACACCGGCGGGGCGTATGAGGATCTGCCCGACCCCGTGGCCGGCCACTCCGGTGCCACGCTCGCTTACCGCAAGATTCAGGGCCTGGAGGCCGATCCGCTGGTTCTGGAATTGATCAGGCGCGATCTCTTTCGCGAGATTTGCGCACGGCACTATGGCGCTCACGTCCCCATCTCGATTTTCCGCGTGATGATGATGAACAAACCGGCCAGCCAGGGCACCTATCTCCCCTGGCATCAGGACGCCGGCGATGTCTGGAAGCTCGACCGCGATCCCTTGGTCACCTCGTGGATTGCGCTCGACCCGGCCACGCGCCTCAATGGATGCGTCCAGGTCATTCCCGGCTCGCACCACCTCGGTCTGTTGAGCAAGAACGGCAGCACGCTGAGTCCGGAGCACGTGGAACAGTACTGTCCCGAGGACCGGATCGAGTATCTCGAACTTGAGCCCGGGGAAGGACTGTTGCTGCACAACTGGCTGCTTCATCGCAGCGAAGTGAACCGCACCGGGACGCCACGGCGGGCGCTCAGCGCCTGCTACATGGACGGACGAACGCTGGGGACCCTCACCGGCACGCGCTATCCCATCGTCTTCGGCACCCACGAAGACACCGAATCCGCAATGCCATTCCTGCGCGGACTGCTGGCCGAATCCGCCCAACTGCGTGAGATGGCGATGGAGGCCGAACGTTACGCCCGCAGCCTCCTCGAGGACAATCAGCGTCGCGAGGAGATGCGGCTGGAATCGGAACGATATGCCAAGTCGCTCGAAGCCGAACTCAAGAAGCTTCGTGCGCCCCGCGGAATTCCGTTCTTCCGCTGA
- a CDS encoding methyl-accepting chemotaxis protein, translating into MSSDPASDETWSRFERDARRLRESVAAGNLKQRLDVSQYSGDAAAGCALINETLEEIVSTYTQAVRSVELMSIGQIPPAFQSGFPGEFKYAKDVCNGFIDVINRRNTQIARLTDAASRGDLRVRSDVEQFTGANRKIFERFNSMFDAWLKPVSEIEEVLQALAKMDLTARVRGDYDGDYAVIAKSLNDVCTTLAREVNHIAEHTHVLAAASEEIGAVSHEMARTAAEANQRANSAARSSEQVSANLTTASGDSKEMLTSIREIARNASKAATVVRSAVAVTDTTSQKMQHLGQSSQEIGKVIKVITGIAQQTNLLALNATIEAARAGEAGKGFAVVANEVKELAKGTAKATEEVSGRIEAIQSDTKDSVKAIAEIATVTSEINEISHTIATAVEEQTATTNQMGRHVADAAEAAAAIAADMSQLAEAVRLTSAGASQTDTAIADLNRTVGRLQNFVQMFRL; encoded by the coding sequence ATGAGTTCCGATCCGGCGTCAGATGAGACATGGAGCCGCTTTGAGCGGGATGCGCGGCGGTTGCGCGAGTCCGTCGCCGCGGGCAACCTCAAGCAGAGGCTGGATGTTTCTCAATACTCAGGAGATGCGGCGGCCGGTTGTGCCTTGATCAACGAGACGTTGGAGGAGATCGTCTCCACCTACACACAGGCCGTACGGTCCGTGGAGTTGATGAGCATCGGACAGATTCCTCCCGCCTTCCAAAGCGGGTTCCCCGGCGAGTTCAAATACGCGAAAGACGTCTGCAACGGCTTCATCGACGTCATCAACCGCCGCAACACGCAGATCGCGCGCCTGACCGATGCCGCCTCACGGGGCGACCTTCGCGTGCGCAGCGACGTGGAGCAGTTCACAGGCGCCAACCGCAAGATTTTCGAACGTTTCAACTCCATGTTCGATGCCTGGCTGAAGCCGGTATCGGAGATCGAGGAGGTCCTGCAGGCACTGGCCAAGATGGATCTGACGGCGCGGGTGCGCGGCGACTACGACGGAGACTATGCCGTCATCGCCAAGTCGCTCAACGATGTGTGCACGACACTGGCCCGGGAAGTGAACCACATCGCCGAGCATACCCATGTGCTGGCCGCCGCCAGCGAAGAGATCGGCGCGGTCTCTCACGAGATGGCGCGCACGGCGGCAGAGGCCAACCAGCGGGCGAACAGCGCGGCCCGGTCGAGCGAGCAGGTATCCGCCAATCTCACTACAGCCTCCGGCGACTCGAAGGAGATGCTGACCTCCATTCGGGAAATCGCCCGGAACGCGAGCAAGGCCGCCACAGTGGTGCGGTCGGCCGTGGCCGTCACCGACACCACCAGCCAGAAGATGCAGCACCTGGGCCAGAGTTCGCAGGAGATTGGCAAAGTGATCAAGGTGATCACCGGCATCGCACAGCAAACCAATCTGCTGGCGCTCAACGCCACCATCGAAGCGGCCCGTGCCGGCGAGGCGGGTAAGGGTTTCGCGGTCGTGGCCAACGAGGTGAAGGAGCTGGCGAAAGGCACCGCGAAGGCGACGGAAGAGGTGAGTGGGCGGATCGAAGCAATTCAGTCCGACACGAAGGATAGTGTCAAGGCGATTGCGGAGATTGCGACGGTCACCAGCGAGATCAACGAGATTTCGCACACCATTGCCACCGCGGTAGAAGAACAGACGGCCACTACGAACCAGATGGGCCGCCACGTTGCCGATGCCGCCGAAGCGGCCGCCGCCATTGCCGCCGATATGAGCCAGTTGGCCGAGGCAGTCCGGCTCACCAGCGCCGGCGCGAGCCAAACCGACACGGCCATAGCGGACCTGAACCGGACAGTGGGTCGGCTCCAGAACTTCGTCCAGATGTTCCGCCTCTGA
- a CDS encoding GMC family oxidoreductase, with amino-acid sequence MDMPQVMRGAPVHDVVVIGSGAGGGTVAHVLTKLGVKVTLLEAGAMLNPARDYKEHKTPADYPHRGAGDDAASYFGRKDFGFFSAPTGYWEIDEEPYTVAEGSQFQWFRSRILGGRTNHYGRISLRFADYDFKASLLNDGIGTDWPVTYDEIAPYYDKAEEFIGICGSAEGLRSAPDGRFLPPPALRVHEYLIQKSSQKLNIPCVPSRMAILTKPKNGRLACHYCGQCGRGCVTASNYSSSQVQIFPALKTGLLTVIPNAMAREIITGPDGKAKAVSYIDKTTRTEKQINCRVVVLAASACESARLLLNSKSSRHPDGLANSSGSVGRNLTDTVGYSLGGYVPALEGMMKHDSDGYAGGHVYMPWWGLEQKNKDFPRGYHIEVGGGYNMPMLGSFGGVCRSHEGYGAGLKKAVIDSYGCSVGFAGRGEMVPNEKSYCDIDPHVVDRWGIPVLRFHFEWSDYELKMVKHMHDTFAAIIEGMGGRVNGPKTVADTKRAISTPGAIIHELGTVRMGSDPKSSALNKYSQAHDVKNVFVADAAPFVTNPDKNPTLTICAMAWRASEFIADGLKKGEL; translated from the coding sequence ATGGACATGCCACAGGTGATGAGGGGCGCGCCGGTTCATGACGTTGTAGTCATCGGCTCTGGGGCCGGAGGCGGAACCGTCGCCCACGTGTTGACCAAGCTCGGCGTGAAGGTCACGCTGCTGGAGGCCGGGGCCATGCTCAACCCGGCGCGCGACTACAAGGAACACAAGACGCCCGCCGACTATCCCCACCGCGGCGCCGGCGACGACGCGGCCTCCTACTTCGGCCGCAAGGACTTCGGTTTCTTCAGCGCGCCCACCGGCTATTGGGAGATCGACGAGGAGCCCTATACCGTCGCCGAAGGCAGCCAGTTCCAGTGGTTCCGTTCCCGCATCCTCGGCGGCCGCACCAACCACTATGGCCGCATCTCGCTCCGCTTCGCCGACTACGACTTCAAGGCCAGCCTGCTCAACGATGGCATCGGCACGGACTGGCCAGTCACCTATGACGAGATCGCTCCCTACTACGACAAGGCCGAGGAGTTCATCGGCATCTGCGGCAGCGCCGAAGGCTTGCGCTCCGCGCCCGATGGCAGGTTCCTTCCGCCGCCCGCCCTGCGCGTTCACGAGTATCTCATCCAGAAGTCATCCCAAAAGCTGAACATCCCCTGCGTGCCATCACGCATGGCCATTCTCACGAAGCCGAAGAATGGACGCCTCGCCTGCCACTACTGCGGCCAGTGCGGCCGTGGCTGTGTCACCGCCTCCAACTATTCATCGAGCCAGGTGCAGATCTTCCCGGCCCTCAAGACAGGACTCCTCACCGTCATCCCCAACGCGATGGCCCGCGAGATCATCACCGGTCCCGACGGCAAGGCCAAGGCCGTGAGCTACATCGACAAGACCACCCGCACCGAGAAGCAGATCAACTGCCGTGTCGTCGTGCTGGCGGCCAGCGCCTGCGAAAGCGCGCGGTTGCTGCTGAATTCCAAATCGTCGCGCCACCCGGACGGGCTGGCGAACTCTTCCGGCAGCGTTGGCCGCAATCTCACCGATACGGTCGGCTACAGCCTGGGCGGTTACGTGCCCGCGCTCGAAGGCATGATGAAGCACGACTCCGACGGCTATGCGGGCGGCCACGTCTACATGCCCTGGTGGGGTCTGGAGCAAAAGAACAAGGACTTCCCGCGCGGCTACCACATCGAAGTCGGCGGCGGCTACAACATGCCGATGCTGGGCAGCTTCGGCGGCGTCTGCCGCTCACACGAAGGCTATGGCGCCGGCTTGAAGAAGGCGGTCATCGACAGCTACGGCTGCTCCGTCGGCTTTGCCGGACGCGGCGAGATGGTCCCCAACGAGAAGAGCTACTGCGACATCGACCCGCATGTCGTCGATCGCTGGGGCATCCCGGTGCTCCGCTTCCACTTCGAATGGAGCGACTACGAACTCAAGATGGTCAAGCACATGCACGACACCTTCGCGGCCATCATCGAAGGCATGGGCGGGCGCGTGAACGGCCCCAAGACGGTGGCCGACACCAAGCGCGCCATCTCCACTCCGGGCGCCATCATCCACGAGTTGGGCACGGTGCGCATGGGCTCCGATCCCAAGAGCAGCGCGCTGAACAAGTACTCGCAGGCGCATGACGTGAAAAACGTGTTCGTCGCCGACGCCGCTCCGTTTGTCACCAATCCCGACAAGAACCCCACGCTCACCATCTGCGCGATGGCCTGGCGCGCGTCGGAGTTCATCGCCGACGGCCTGAAGAAAGGAGAGCTGTAA
- a CDS encoding sialidase family protein, translating to MSSVRVLVGTRKGAFVLESDAKRKKWDVSGPHFAGWEIYHVKGSPVDPNRIFASQCSGWFGQLIQRSDDGGKTWAPMDNKFVYDGVPGTHQWYDGTPHPWEFKRVWHMEPSLTDADTVLAGIEDAALFQSKDGGKSWNELSGLRNHGSGSKWQPGAGGMGLHTILLDQTNLQRIYIAISAAGAFRSDDGGATWKAINQGLRSQYIPDPKAEVGHCVHRIAMHPSRPNTLFMQKHWDVMRTDNAGDEWHEVSGNLPTDFGFVIDVHAHEPETIYVVPIKSDSEHFPIDGKLQVFRSRTGGNEWEPLTKGLPQSDCYVNVLRDAMAVDKLDECGVYFGTTGGQVYASADAGDSWAPIVRDLPAVLSVEVQTLS from the coding sequence ATGAGCAGCGTACGAGTACTGGTTGGCACCCGCAAAGGTGCCTTTGTTCTGGAATCGGATGCGAAGCGCAAGAAGTGGGACGTCAGCGGTCCGCACTTCGCTGGCTGGGAGATCTATCACGTAAAGGGTTCGCCCGTGGATCCCAACCGGATCTTCGCCTCGCAATGCAGCGGATGGTTCGGCCAGCTGATTCAACGGTCGGACGATGGCGGCAAGACCTGGGCACCCATGGACAACAAGTTCGTCTACGACGGTGTGCCGGGCACCCATCAGTGGTATGACGGCACGCCGCATCCCTGGGAGTTCAAGCGTGTCTGGCACATGGAGCCGTCGCTTACCGACGCCGATACGGTGCTGGCCGGAATCGAGGACGCGGCCCTGTTTCAGTCCAAAGACGGCGGCAAATCGTGGAACGAGTTGTCCGGCTTGCGCAATCACGGCTCAGGTTCGAAGTGGCAGCCTGGAGCGGGCGGGATGGGTCTGCACACGATTCTGCTCGACCAGACCAATCTGCAACGGATCTATATCGCCATCTCGGCGGCCGGCGCGTTCCGTTCCGACGACGGAGGCGCTACCTGGAAGGCGATCAACCAGGGGCTGCGGTCGCAGTACATTCCCGACCCCAAAGCGGAGGTCGGCCACTGTGTCCATCGCATCGCCATGCACCCGTCGCGGCCCAACACGCTCTTCATGCAGAAGCACTGGGACGTGATGCGCACCGACAATGCCGGGGACGAGTGGCATGAGGTGAGCGGTAACCTGCCGACGGACTTCGGCTTCGTCATTGACGTCCATGCGCATGAGCCGGAGACCATCTATGTGGTCCCGATCAAGAGCGACTCCGAGCACTTCCCCATCGACGGCAAGCTCCAGGTGTTCCGCAGCCGCACCGGCGGCAACGAGTGGGAGCCGCTCACCAAGGGTCTGCCGCAGAGCGACTGCTACGTCAACGTGCTGCGCGATGCGATGGCCGTCGACAAGCTCGACGAATGCGGTGTCTACTTCGGCACGACCGGCGGCCAGGTCTACGCGTCGGCCGATGCCGGCGACTCCTGGGCGCCCATCGTCCGCGACCTGCCGGCCGTTCTGTCGGTGGAGGTCCAGACGCTGTCATGA
- a CDS encoding glycosyltransferase family 4 protein, whose translation MGGTALFTVIAKNYLAHARQLMRSAAVHHPDWRRFVILVDRVDGYFDPGREDFEIILSTGLFIPESRWFHFKYSILELSTAVKPYAFEHLFRRHGFDQIVYLDPDIRIYSPLHRVTESLQSSCIVLTPHLTAALEDNKRPSEIDILRSGSYNLGFIAVARCASASSFLCWWQQRLFDHCLVDLPRGLFVDQRWVDLVPGMFENVAVLRDPGYNVAYWNLSHRPITRSAAGYEVAGAPLAFFHFSGYDVDHPGQVSRHQNRHELQTLAPVVRQIFSDYGDQLLAEGFTACRNWPQAYSCFENGTGIPDMCRPIHHEEPELARSVADPFSDEGFKLFVEVWNRPIQEHAGRPGISRLAYRIYRTRTDLQAAMPDIFGGHYFRFLEWLLNSGRVEHGVGDVFLTTITAAARTYRDHRESLAAPDPLDEREGVDGAPGEAPVDGSRLHLTRLGAAIYNARPELQRIFPDPRGRDRARFLVWLLTYGRQEYQLSSHHVAILNQQWRSVLDSLPSSYARLRYQAILAAMSASLSTRGLLSRARSVIGVLRNGSQRAQTVGNLPYVAPSGLAVAVPLELECAEFGVNLVGYFRSETGVGESVRAACGALRSASVPISLRGAEEAGYCQARDRSVGPMSAEFPYSTNLIHVNADQTVNVANQLGGRFFRNRHNIGFWAWELEEFPDRWSDAFSYYQELWTPSEFCSRAIRQKTGVSVHTIPHAVNPAVSGSLDRQHFGFKPGQFVFLTAFDVLSVIERKNPLASIRAFLEAFGSDPDCQLVVKVNNAATAPREFRRALEEVTSACTSPNIRIMDATLSRNEMHALTQCADCIVSLHRSEGFGLHIAEAMYFGKPTIVTNYSGNIDFTRSDNSMLADFRLVPVGQGCQPYDENCRWAGPDIEQAASHMRTIVAEPDLRARLSAAASAFVRTNLSPAAVGQLMRDRLEAIALAPASAEHKSTSTQDLSVPPATLRSGC comes from the coding sequence ATGGGTGGCACTGCGCTATTCACAGTCATCGCGAAGAACTATCTGGCTCACGCGCGCCAGCTCATGCGCTCGGCGGCGGTGCACCATCCGGATTGGCGTCGCTTTGTCATCCTTGTCGACCGCGTCGACGGTTACTTCGATCCGGGACGCGAGGACTTTGAGATCATTCTATCCACCGGCTTGTTCATACCCGAGTCGCGCTGGTTTCACTTCAAGTACAGCATCCTGGAACTGAGCACTGCGGTGAAGCCCTACGCCTTTGAACACCTTTTCCGGCGGCATGGCTTTGACCAGATCGTCTATCTCGATCCCGACATTCGAATCTACTCGCCCCTGCACCGCGTCACTGAGTCACTCCAGTCATCGTGCATCGTCCTGACTCCACACCTCACCGCGGCTCTGGAGGACAATAAGCGGCCCAGCGAGATCGATATTCTCAGATCCGGCTCGTACAACCTCGGGTTCATTGCTGTTGCCCGCTGCGCGTCGGCGTCGTCCTTTCTCTGCTGGTGGCAGCAGCGGTTGTTCGACCATTGCTTGGTCGACCTCCCACGTGGCTTGTTTGTCGATCAACGATGGGTCGACCTTGTGCCGGGCATGTTCGAGAACGTGGCCGTGCTTCGCGACCCGGGCTACAACGTGGCTTACTGGAATCTCTCGCACCGGCCAATCACTCGCTCCGCGGCCGGCTATGAGGTCGCGGGCGCGCCGCTCGCCTTCTTTCACTTCAGCGGCTATGACGTCGATCACCCGGGCCAGGTGTCCCGGCATCAGAACCGCCACGAACTTCAGACCCTCGCTCCCGTAGTTCGGCAGATCTTCAGCGACTATGGAGACCAGTTGCTCGCGGAAGGCTTTACAGCGTGCCGGAACTGGCCTCAGGCTTACTCATGTTTTGAAAATGGTACCGGCATTCCCGATATGTGCCGGCCCATCCATCACGAGGAGCCCGAACTCGCCCGGTCGGTCGCCGACCCCTTCTCCGACGAGGGATTCAAGCTGTTTGTAGAAGTGTGGAACCGGCCAATTCAGGAGCACGCCGGCCGGCCTGGAATCTCCCGTCTGGCCTACCGCATCTACCGGACCCGGACGGATCTCCAGGCCGCAATGCCCGACATCTTTGGCGGGCATTACTTTCGATTTCTCGAGTGGCTGCTGAACAGCGGCCGAGTTGAGCACGGCGTCGGAGACGTGTTCCTGACCACGATAACGGCTGCCGCCCGTACCTACCGGGATCACCGCGAGAGTCTGGCCGCGCCCGATCCGTTGGACGAGCGGGAGGGCGTCGACGGTGCACCCGGGGAGGCGCCGGTCGACGGTTCCCGGCTCCACCTCACACGGCTGGGCGCGGCGATCTACAATGCACGCCCTGAATTGCAGCGCATCTTCCCGGATCCGCGCGGGCGTGATCGCGCGCGCTTCCTGGTCTGGCTGCTGACCTATGGGCGCCAGGAGTATCAGCTTTCAAGTCACCATGTAGCCATCCTGAATCAGCAGTGGCGATCCGTCCTCGACTCCCTGCCTAGTTCCTATGCCAGACTTCGATACCAAGCAATACTGGCAGCGATGAGCGCCTCCCTGTCCACGCGCGGCTTGCTGAGCCGGGCGAGGTCCGTAATTGGCGTACTCCGCAATGGATCCCAGCGTGCCCAAACGGTTGGAAACCTCCCCTACGTCGCCCCGTCCGGACTGGCCGTTGCCGTTCCGCTCGAGTTGGAGTGCGCCGAGTTCGGCGTCAACCTTGTGGGGTACTTCCGGTCTGAAACCGGCGTGGGCGAATCGGTCCGCGCTGCGTGCGGGGCCTTGCGCTCCGCTTCGGTTCCGATCAGCCTGCGCGGAGCCGAGGAGGCTGGCTACTGCCAGGCTCGCGATCGCTCGGTTGGACCGATGTCCGCCGAGTTCCCCTATTCGACCAATCTGATCCATGTCAACGCGGACCAGACTGTCAACGTCGCGAACCAGCTTGGTGGGCGCTTCTTCCGGAACCGCCACAATATCGGCTTCTGGGCCTGGGAACTGGAGGAGTTTCCAGACCGCTGGAGCGATGCCTTCTCCTACTACCAGGAGTTGTGGACTCCCAGCGAGTTCTGCAGCCGGGCCATCCGGCAGAAGACCGGCGTGTCCGTCCACACCATCCCGCACGCGGTGAATCCCGCAGTTTCCGGCAGTCTGGACCGGCAGCACTTTGGGTTCAAGCCCGGTCAGTTCGTGTTTCTGACCGCCTTCGACGTACTGAGCGTGATTGAGAGAAAGAACCCGTTGGCGTCGATTCGCGCCTTCCTGGAGGCGTTTGGCTCCGACCCGGACTGCCAACTCGTCGTGAAGGTCAATAACGCAGCCACCGCGCCGCGAGAGTTTCGGAGAGCCCTGGAGGAAGTGACCTCCGCCTGCACTTCGCCCAATATTCGCATCATGGATGCCACCCTCTCACGCAACGAGATGCATGCGCTCACCCAGTGCGCCGATTGCATTGTCTCGTTGCACCGCTCCGAAGGCTTCGGCCTTCACATCGCGGAAGCCATGTACTTCGGCAAGCCCACCATTGTCACGAACTACTCCGGGAACATTGACTTCACACGGAGCGACAATTCGATGCTGGCGGACTTCCGCCTGGTTCCGGTCGGGCAGGGCTGCCAGCCCTACGACGAGAACTGCCGCTGGGCCGGTCCGGATATCGAGCAGGCGGCAAGCCACATGAGGACTATTGTGGCCGAGCCCGACCTCCGCGCCCGGTTGTCCGCTGCCGCCAGCGCCTTCGTTCGGACGAACCTGAGTCCCGCAGCGGTCGGTCAGCTGATGCGTGACCGGCTGGAGGCGATCGCGCTGGCCCCCGCCTCTGCTGAGCACAAATCAACCTCAACTCAGGACCTGTCGGTCCCGCCGGCCACATTGCGAAGCGGCTGTTAG